Proteins from one Podospora pseudocomata strain CBS 415.72m chromosome 4, whole genome shotgun sequence genomic window:
- the CEL6C gene encoding 1,4-beta-D-glucan cellobiohydrolase cel6c (CAZy:GH6; EggNog:ENOG503NVQJ; COG:G), producing the protein MKITSSAAALALVASAVAAPSPTTQDKPTKRQAGCASAVSLNAQTNVFKQYTLHANNFYRKEIEELAIPNLSDPSLEAAARKVADTGSFVWLDTIANVDRLEPALAEVPCNEILGVVVYDLPGRDCAAKASNGELKVGELNRYKTEFIDRIASILKAHPNTAVALVIEPDSLPNLVTNSDVQACRNSAAGYRDGVAYALKTLNLPNVVQYIDAGHGGWLGWDANLKPGAEELAKAYKAAGSPKQFRGIATNVAGWNAWDLSPGEFSSASDAKYNSCQNERTYVNTFGQRLKAAGMPNHAIVDTGRSGVQGLREEWGNWCNVDGAGFGRPPSADTGLELADAFVWVKPGGESDGTSDSSAVRYDSFCGKPDAFQPSPEAGAWHQEYFEMLLRNSNPSLL; encoded by the exons ATGAAGATCACCAGCTCCGCCGCCGCTCTGGCGCTCGTTGCCTCAGCCGTTGCCGCGCCTTCCCCGACCACCCAGGACAAGCCCACCAAGAGACAAGCTGGTTGCGCCTCGgccgtctccctcaacgcccAGACCAACGTCTTCAAGCAGTACACCCTCCACGCCAACAACTTCTACCGCAAGGAGATCGAGGAGctcgccatccccaaccttTCCGACCCCTCCCTCGAGGCTGCCGCCCGCAAGGTTGCCGACACCGGTTCCTTCGTCTGGCTCGACACCATCGCCAATGTTGACAGGCTCGAGCCCGCTCTCGCCGAGGTTCCTTGCAACGAGATCCTCGGTGTCGTCGTCTACGATCTTCCCGGCCGTGATTGCGCTGCCAAGGCTTCCAACGGTGAGCTGAAGGTTGGCGAGCTCAACAGGTACAAGACTGAGTTCATTGACC GCATCGCCTCCATCCTTAAGGCCCACCCCAACACCGCCGTCGCGCTCGTTATTGAGCCCGATTCGCTCCCCAACCTGGTCACCAACTCCGACGTTCAGGCCTGCCGCAACTCGGCCGCCGGCTACCGCGACGGTGTCGCCTACGCGCTCAAGACGCTCAACCTTCCCAACGTCGTCCAGTACATCGACGCCGGCCACGGCGGCTGGCTTGGCTGGGACGCCAACCTCAAGCCCGGcgccgaggagctcgccAAAGCCTACAAGGCCGCCGGCAGCCCCAAGCAGTTCCGTGGCATCGCCACCAACGTGGCCGGCTGGAACGCCTGGGACCTGTCCCCCGGCGAgttctcctccgcctccgacGCCAAGTACAACTCGTGCCAGAACGAGCGCACTTACGTCAACACCTTTGGCCAGCGCCTCAAGGCCGCCGGCATGCCCAACCACGCCATCGTCGACACTGGCCGCAGCGGTGTCCAGGGTCTCCGCGAGGAGTGGGGTAACTGGTGCAACGTCGACGGTGCCGGCTTCGGCCGTCCCCCCTCGGCCGACACCGGTCTCGAGCTGGCTGATGCCTTCGTCTGGGTCAAGCCCGGCGGTGAGTCGGATGGTACTTCCGACAGCTCGGCTGTTCGTTATGACAGCTTCTGCGGCAAGCCCGATGCCTTCCAGCCTTCGCCCGAGGCCGGTGCCTGGCACCAGGAGTACTTTGAGATGTTGCTTCGCAACTCTAACCCTTCCCTTCTTTAA
- the MRM2 gene encoding 2' O-ribose methyltransferase (COG:D; EggNog:ENOG503NWAF), protein MSLSCLRAPLRLAAAVRPVNRTLLSLSPSPSPSPSSSFFRPTFTTPSPNNNPQSRPSSSSSQWKQRQSRDRFALAARVQGLRSRAAFKLLEMQEKYSLFRPRRNQIVVDLGYAPGSWSQVALDATAPDGKVIGIDLLPAQPPKGVSTIQGNFLSKAVQEMCKNFVLEADLKRRKMERRREWAAKKSIEIEEGEVEERGSYIDLERRSAQEEEELEQEKGLNMRVVDVVLSDMSEPWPQTQGFKINSISNPYLSLHRLMNTSGISLRDHAGSMELCKAALTFASETLKPDGHFVCKYYEGSGDDELKMVLKKMFAKVHREKPMSSRKESREAFYVALRRREDVTFEHVDGMYKILQNGEVVCGIV, encoded by the exons ATGAGCTTATCCTGCCTCCGAGCGCCTCTCCggctggcagcagcagtccgACCCGTTAATCGCACCCTCCTCTCGCtctcgccatcaccatcaccatcaccatcatcatcctttTTTAGACCCACCTTTACaacgccatcaccaaacaacaacccccaatctcgcccctcctcctccagctcccagtGGAAACAACGCCAATCCCGAGACCGCTTCGCCCTCGCGGCTAGAGTCCAAGGCCTCCGCTCCCGCGCCGCCTTCAAGCTCCTAGAGATGCAAGAAAAATACTCCCTCTTCCGGCCCCGCAGGAACCAGATCGTCGTTGATTTGGGGTACGCCCCTGGGTCGTGGTCGCAGGTGGCACTTGACGCGACGGCCCCAGACGGGAAGGTGATTGGCATCGACTTGTTGCCTGCGCAGCCGCCAAAGGGGGTGAGCACCATCCAGGGAAACTTTCTCAGCAAGGCGGTGCAGGAGATGTGCAAGAATTTTGTGTTGGAGGCGGATTTGAAACGGAGGAAaatggagaggaggcgggaaTGGGCGGCAAAGAAGAGCATTGAGAtagaggagggagaggtggaggagagggggagttATATCGATTTGGAGAGGCGGTcggcgcaggaggaggaggagttggaacAGGAGAAGGGCTTGAATATGAGGGTGGTTGAt GTGGTGTTAAGCGACATGTCCGAACCCTGGCCCCAAACTCAAGGATTCAAAATCAACAGCATAAGTAACCCGTATTTGTCTCTACACAGGTTGATGAACACGAGCGGAATTTCTCTCAGGGACCACGCGGGGAGCATG GAACTTTGCAAAGCGGCGTTGACGTTTGCCAGCGAAACACTGAAACCGGACGGGCACTTCGTGTGCAAGTATTACGAAGGGAGTGGCGACGATGAGTTGAAGatggtgctgaagaagatgttTGCAAAGGTGCATAGGGAGAAGCCAatgtcgtcgaggaag GAATCGAGAGAGGCATTCTATGTGGcgctgagaaggagggaagatGTTACGTTTGAGCATGTGGACGGGATGTATAAGATTCTTCAAAATGGTGAGGTGGTCTGTGGCATTGTGTAG
- the OST3 gene encoding oligosaccharyl transferase subunit ost3/OST6 (COG:O; EggNog:ENOG503NWTE; BUSCO:EOG09264R0D), with translation MRWLPAFLTASLAFAGGSLAAKKTTEERFNSFHAKSIASSSAAPIRLSDASYRELTGQPRDYTTAVVLTAMDSRFNCQLCREFQPEWDLLARSWVKGDKAGESRVLFGTLDFADGREIFMSLGLQTAPVLLLFPPTVGPHAVANSEPLRYDFSNGPQIAEVVHTWIARHLPDRPHPPVKRPINWMRWISTTVLTLGSLTASYVAWPYIVPVLQSRNIWAAVTLISILLFTSGHMYNHIRKVPYVASDGKGGISYFASGFQSQYGLETQIVAALYGLLSLAGISLAIKVPRIGDSKTQGVAVLAWGGVFFFTYAFLLSVFRGKNPGYPFRLPPFV, from the exons ATGCGCTGGCTGCCCGCTTTCCTGACGGCCTCGCTGGCCTTTGCCGGCGGGTCGCTGGCAGCAAAGAAGACGACCGAGGAGCGCTTCAACTCCTTCCATGCCAAATCCATTGCTTCCTCATCCGCCGCCCCGATCAGGCTCAGCGATGCTTCCTACCGAGAACTCACCGGTCAACCCCGCGATtacaccaccgccgtggTCCTGACCGCCATGGACTCCCGCTTCAACTGCCAGCTCTGCCGCGAGTTCCAGCCTGAGTGGGATCTACTTGCGCGCAGCTGGGTCAAGGGTGACAAGGCTGGTGAATCGAGGGTTCTGTTTGGTACTCTGGACTTTGCCGACGGGAGAGAGATTTTCATGAGT CTCGGCCTCCAAACcgcccccgtcctcctcctcttcccacccaccGTCGGTCCCCACGCCGTCGCCAACAGCGAGCCCCTCCGTTATGACTTTTCCAACGG CCCTCAAATCGCCGAAGTAGTCCACACCTGGATCGcccgccacctccccgaCCGCCCACACCCCCCCGTCAAAAGACCAATCAACTGGATGCGCTGGATTTCCACCACGgtcctcaccctcggcagCCTGACAGCCTCGTACGTCGCCTGGCCTTACATTGTGCCCGTGCTCCAATCCCGCAACATCTGGGCCGCCGTCACGCTCATCTCTATTCTTTTGTTCACCTCGGGCCACATGTACAACCACATCCGCAAGGTCCCGTACGTTGCTTCGGATGGCAAGGGGGGTATCAGCTACTTTGCCTCTGGGTTCCAGAGCCAGTACGGGTTGGAGACGCAGATTGTTGCCGCTCTTT ATGGTTTGTTGTCTCTGGCGGGCATTTCCCTTGCGATCAAGGTGCCGAGAATTGGGGACTCCAAGACGCAGGGGGTTGCGGTGCTGGCGTGGGGTGGGGTGTTCTTTTTCACGTATGCGTTTTTGCTGAGCGTGTTTCGGGGGAAGAACCCGGGGTATCCTTTTAGGCTGCCTCCTTTTGTTTAA
- a CDS encoding hypothetical protein (EggNog:ENOG503NYUH), whose product MPSENASSHHVIMDSEKRTQKLHELDLQYHQSAHQLELVIREEDARRAKVRQLLLQDEASTLKDQITQRDARIKDLVNQADDVRQQLDSLHERCRRQEKVMQAQNREISNLKEEITAFSHLSVDSSKVLTEKLALSRELSLLKPEVEHLKSQLAHQKDVLAEKLALERQLNTLEVELANEKRAAQKAALLQKQQNENQNQEEEETLRAQIRELEKQLAKEKKTSQKSAEVEEEIQRLRGQLAALEKTLATEKKQAAQKENAMAEVQEELEKLRLNVQELEKEKKAALKKVAKAEKTTDGAADGEEVEQLKEELTSLKKALAQEQKETEALRKENEQAVEDAEEQKNALLNRVEKLKNKYKDTVEELKKCKTELERANERAEKATAKVPAIPAGLGSTTTVPLKKPGAAKANAKKKRTVDELMVDEKVLMTPGGMDDRPKRPLKKRGFDTSVLVEKSTFSITPFLNKTVGSIGEVEGTPTVATVGVKTAAVAAPAEAMEVEEEEEQQPVAEEAGEPEGEVEEAAPVVTKGKKMVEKKTRGRPKGSTNAPKPLEPSSPGKANEDAPVGRAKKMTAFLPSLEEADVEGEAVVSKPAAADAAPVRQRSVSVEPEKKKKRKLGGAAPPTIFEEDEDEKVVETAKPVAAVGGVRKRPPVSRMNKGPVGKVIGIGGSGKAFSPLKRDKRGVGASFLA is encoded by the exons ATGCCGTCGGAAAACGCGTCGTCGCACCATGTAATCATGGACTCTGAAAAG AGAACCCAAAAACTCCACGAACTTGACCTCCAATACCATCAATCCGCCCACCAGCTAGAACTAGTCATCCGAGAAGAGGACGCGCGACGAGCCAAAGTTCggcaactcctcctccaagacgAAGCCTCCACCCTCAAGGACCAAATCACTCAGCGAGATGCGCGCATCAAAGATCTTGTCAACCAAGCTGACGATGTGCGCCAGCAACTCGACAGTCTGCACGAACGGTGCAGGAGGCAGGAGAAGGTGATGCAGGCTCAGAATCGCGAGATTTCTAATCTAAAG GAAGAAATAACAgccttctcccacctctcgGTCGACTCCTCCAAAGTCCTCACCGAAAAGCTCGCCCTCTCCCGcgagctctccctcctcaagccaGAAGTCGAACACCTCAAGTCCCAGCTCGCCCACCAAAAGGACGTCctcgccgagaagctggccCTCGAAAGACAGCTTAACACGCTAGAAGTCGAACTCGCCAACGAGAAGCGCGCCGCGCAAAAGGCTGCCCTGCTCCAGAAGCAGCAAAAcgagaaccagaaccaggaagaggaggaaacgCTCAGAGCACAAATCCGGGAACTGGAGAAGCAGCTggccaaggaaaagaagacatCACAGAAGAgcgccgaggtggaggaggaaatccAGAGGTTAAGGGGGCAATTGGCTGCGTTGGAGAAGACTCTTGCTACGGAAAAGAAACAGGCTGCGCAAAAGGAGAATGCGATGGCAGAGGTacaggaggagttggagaagttgaGGTTGAATGTTCAGGAgttggaaaaggagaagaaggctgcttTGAAGAAGGTGGCCAAGGCGGAGAAGACCACTGACGGTgcggcggatggggaggaggttgagcagCTAAAGGAGGAGCTCACAAGCCTCAAGAAAGCCCTGGCGCAAGAGCAAAAGGAGACTGAAGCTCTACGGAAAGAAAACGAGCAAGCGGTGGAAGACGCCGAAGAGCAAAAGAATGCCCTGCTGAACAGGGTTGAGAAGCTGAAAAACAAGTACAAGGACACGGttgaggagctgaagaagtgCAAAACTGAGCTGGAAAGGGCGAACGAGCGGGCGGAGAAGGCAACGGCTAAGGTCCCTGCTATCCCTGCTGGGCTTGGCAGCACGACTACTGTCCCTCTGAAGAAGCCTGGCGCGGCCAAGGCGAacgcgaagaagaagaggacggtGGATGAGCTGATGGTGGATGAAAAGGTGCTGATGACGCCGGGGGGGATGGACGACAGGCCGAAGCGTCCTCTTaagaagagggggtttgacACGTCGGTTTTGGTGGAGAAGTCGACGTTTTCGATCACGCCGTTTTTGAACAAGACGGTGGGTTcgattggggaggtggaggggacgCCTACTGTTGCTACGGTGGGGGTTAAGACCGCCGCTGTTGCTGCGCCGGCTgaggcgatggaggtggaggaggaggaggagcagcagcctgttgctgaggaggcgggtgagccagagggtgaggtggaggaggcggcgccTGTTGTGacgaaggggaagaagatggtggagaagaagactcgGGGTAGGCCGAAGGGGTCGACGAATGCGCCTAAGCCGTTGGagccttcctcgcctgggAAGGCAAATGAGGATGCGCCTGTGGGTCGTGCCAAGAAGATGACTGCTTTTTTGCCTtctttggaggaggcggacgtggagggggaggctgTTGTTTCCAAGCCAGCGGCCGCAGATGCCGCGCCTGTAAGGCAACGTTCTGTGAGTGTGGagccggagaagaagaagaagaggaagttggGCGGTGCAGCGCCTCCGACTATctttgaggaggacgaggacgagaaggtAGTTGAGACAGCGAAGCCGGTGGcggctgttggtggtgtgaggAAGAGACCGCCTGTTTCTAGGATGAACAAGGGGCCGGTGGGCAAGGTGATTGGGATTGGCGGGTCAGGGAAGGCCTTTTCGCCGTTGAAGAGGGATAAGAGGGGTGTGGGAGCGAGCTTTCTGGCTTGA